From the genome of Chania multitudinisentens RB-25, one region includes:
- a CDS encoding glycosyltransferase codes for MQRLLDIIPPGVTRIDLLAPPFSGHLHPVLAMGRALSTRYQVRIISTHGAEARIQASGLVGLTLEGDYDTLLLPVVNPKYAVKSHPVRLYRQFRAVVGLLKDFADELEQVWLKEGVPDLAIADFTLPVVGEICRRFNVPWWSSLPSPCVLEGRDGAPAYCGGLMPAESRNDRFWHLIHRKKVRLFKRAMFWLFRDVIRQTGITRLYRQDGSESAYSPTRILALSEKEFEFPRTWPDSVVFIGPALYTPPTKGETPPFIAGKRHVLVTLGTHLDWHKDAVAKAVVALARTLPEWEFHFTDGDPAGGEHRRQGNFSRVSWVDYDRWLLRYDVVIHHGGAGIMWHCLKKGVPALVYPIDYDQFDHAARLEYSGRGIWLKGGLKSLENARPLLLRLSETSQSEKKA; via the coding sequence ATGCAGCGTTTACTAGACATTATTCCGCCGGGTGTGACCCGTATTGACCTGCTGGCTCCGCCATTTTCCGGCCACTTGCATCCCGTGTTGGCGATGGGCAGGGCGCTTTCAACGCGCTATCAGGTGCGGATTATCAGTACCCACGGTGCGGAAGCCCGTATCCAGGCCAGCGGGCTGGTTGGGCTAACGCTGGAAGGGGACTACGATACGCTGCTGCTGCCAGTTGTGAACCCTAAGTACGCGGTAAAGTCCCATCCGGTGCGGCTTTATCGGCAGTTTCGCGCCGTTGTCGGGTTGCTCAAAGATTTTGCAGACGAACTGGAACAGGTTTGGCTCAAAGAGGGCGTGCCGGATTTGGCGATCGCTGACTTTACGCTCCCGGTGGTGGGGGAAATTTGCCGCAGGTTTAACGTTCCCTGGTGGAGTAGCTTGCCGTCGCCCTGTGTGCTCGAGGGGCGGGACGGTGCGCCAGCTTACTGTGGCGGGCTAATGCCAGCTGAAAGCCGCAACGACCGGTTTTGGCACCTCATTCACAGAAAAAAAGTGCGTTTGTTTAAACGTGCGATGTTCTGGCTATTTCGCGATGTTATTCGTCAAACGGGGATCACCCGGCTTTATCGGCAAGATGGCAGTGAAAGTGCTTATTCTCCCACCCGCATTCTTGCCCTTAGCGAAAAAGAGTTTGAGTTTCCCCGTACCTGGCCTGACTCGGTGGTATTTATCGGCCCCGCGCTGTATACGCCGCCGACGAAGGGAGAGACACCGCCTTTTATTGCGGGGAAACGTCACGTGCTGGTTACGCTGGGAACACACCTTGATTGGCATAAAGACGCGGTAGCCAAAGCGGTTGTTGCGCTGGCGCGCACACTGCCGGAGTGGGAGTTTCATTTTACCGATGGCGATCCGGCTGGGGGTGAACATCGGCGGCAAGGCAACTTTAGCCGTGTCTCCTGGGTTGACTATGACCGCTGGCTGCTCCGCTATGACGTGGTTATCCATCACGGCGGCGCGGGGATTATGTGGCACTGCCTGAAAAAGGGCGTTCCTGCGCTGGTTTATCCGATCGATTACGACCAGTTCGATCACGCAGCCCGTCTTGAATACAGTGGCCGCGGTATTTGGCTTAAAGGGGGACTGAAATCGTTAGAAAATGCCAGACCGTTACTGCTGCGATTGTCTGAAACATCTCAGAGTGAAAAAAAAGCCTGA
- the ghrA gene encoding glyoxylate/hydroxypyruvate reductase GhrA, whose protein sequence is MDIIFYHPFFDAQDWLAGMEKRLPQAKVREWRRGDKRPADYALVWRPPHEMLANRCDLKGVFALGAGVDAILEQERQHPGTLPAGVPLMRLEDSGMAQQMQEYALACVLRYFRRFDEYQVQQQQQRWLPLVPHQQNDFTIGILGAGVLGKSVAQKLVEFGFNVRCWSRSAKQISGVQSFVGQAQQEAFLTGTRLLINLLPNTPETLGLLNQRLFAHLAPGAYLLNLARGAHLVENDLLQALEQGQMAAATLDVFANEPLPPTHPLWRHPRVTITPHIAAITLPEQAMDQIAANIVALETGQSPTGVVDIQRGY, encoded by the coding sequence ATGGACATCATTTTTTATCATCCATTTTTTGACGCTCAGGATTGGCTAGCGGGAATGGAAAAACGTTTACCGCAGGCGAAGGTACGGGAATGGCGGCGCGGAGACAAACGGCCGGCGGATTACGCGCTGGTATGGCGGCCACCGCATGAAATGCTGGCCAACCGTTGCGATCTGAAAGGAGTATTCGCTTTGGGTGCCGGAGTTGATGCGATCCTTGAACAGGAGCGTCAACACCCAGGCACATTACCTGCGGGGGTGCCACTGATGCGTCTGGAGGACAGCGGCATGGCGCAGCAGATGCAGGAATATGCTCTGGCCTGCGTATTGCGTTATTTTCGTCGTTTTGATGAATATCAAGTGCAACAACAGCAGCAACGTTGGTTGCCACTGGTACCGCATCAACAGAATGATTTCACTATCGGCATTCTCGGGGCAGGCGTGTTGGGTAAAAGTGTGGCGCAGAAACTGGTGGAGTTTGGTTTTAATGTGCGTTGCTGGAGCCGCAGCGCCAAGCAGATAAGCGGCGTACAGAGTTTTGTGGGGCAAGCACAGCAGGAAGCCTTTCTTACGGGAACGCGTCTGTTGATCAATCTGTTACCCAATACGCCAGAAACGCTAGGGCTCCTTAACCAGCGGTTGTTTGCCCATTTGGCACCAGGAGCTTATCTGCTAAACCTTGCCCGTGGAGCACATTTGGTGGAGAACGATTTGTTGCAGGCGCTTGAACAAGGGCAAATGGCAGCGGCAACGCTGGATGTGTTTGCCAATGAACCTTTGCCGCCGACCCATCCGTTATGGCGTCATCCGCGTGTCACCATTACCCCGCATATTGCTGCTATCACGTTGCCCGAACAGGCGATGGATCAGATTGCTGCCAATATCGTGGCGCTCGAAACGGGTCAATCCCCTACAGGTGTTGTTGATATTCAGCGTGGTTATTGA
- a CDS encoding phosphatase, whose product MYPVDLHMHTVASTHAYSTLHDYIAEAKQKGITLFAITDHGPDMADAPHYWHFMNMRVWPRLVDGVGILRGIEANIKNLAGDIDCTGPMLNEIDLIIAGFHEPVFAPQDKAAHTEAMIAAMAQGDVHIISHPGNPKYPIDIPAVAAAAAKYQVALELNNSSFTHSRKGSEANCRAVAAAVRDAGGWLALGSDSHIAFSLGNFEHCKRIINEVDFPADRILNVSPRRVLNFLEQRGRPAIAELADL is encoded by the coding sequence ATGTATCCCGTTGATTTACATATGCATACTGTTGCCAGCACTCATGCATACAGCACTCTGCACGATTATATTGCAGAGGCGAAGCAAAAAGGTATTACGTTATTTGCCATCACTGACCATGGGCCAGATATGGCTGATGCGCCTCACTACTGGCATTTTATGAATATGCGCGTTTGGCCACGTCTGGTGGATGGCGTCGGAATTCTGCGTGGCATTGAAGCCAATATCAAAAATCTGGCTGGCGATATCGATTGTACTGGCCCGATGCTGAATGAAATCGATCTGATCATTGCCGGGTTCCATGAGCCAGTATTTGCACCACAAGACAAAGCAGCCCATACGGAAGCGATGATTGCCGCGATGGCGCAGGGGGATGTGCACATCATCAGCCATCCAGGTAACCCCAAGTATCCCATTGATATTCCTGCGGTGGCCGCTGCGGCGGCGAAGTATCAGGTGGCATTGGAACTGAATAATTCTTCGTTCACTCACTCGCGCAAGGGCAGTGAGGCTAATTGTCGGGCAGTGGCGGCCGCCGTGCGCGATGCCGGGGGCTGGTTGGCGCTGGGATCTGATTCACATATTGCTTTCTCTCTCGGTAATTTTGAGCACTGTAAACGCATTATTAACGAAGTGGATTTCCCAGCGGATCGTATCCTGAATGTCTCTCCGCGCCGCGTGTTGAACTTTCTTGAGCAGCGTGGCAGGCCGGCGATTGCGGAATTAGCCGATCTGTGA
- a CDS encoding TorD/DmsD family molecular chaperone, whose product MNEFSVVCRVLGTLFYRQPQDPLLVPLFALIKEGKLQQHWPLEQDELLTRLQQHCDAHLLAADFNEMFVGSECSVSPFRSTYIAGSNEAEVRVFLQQRGMPLGETPADHFGALLLASSWLEDQSQEDEVQAQITLFDDFLLPWCGRFLGKVEAHATSGFYRTLALIARDAIAAMRDELAEYEQEDAGPDEEE is encoded by the coding sequence ATGAATGAGTTTTCCGTTGTCTGCCGGGTGCTGGGTACGCTGTTTTACCGTCAGCCCCAAGATCCGTTGCTGGTGCCATTGTTTGCTCTGATTAAAGAGGGCAAGCTTCAGCAGCATTGGCCGCTGGAACAGGACGAACTGCTGACACGTTTGCAGCAGCATTGTGATGCTCATTTGCTGGCGGCGGATTTCAATGAAATGTTTGTCGGCAGTGAGTGCAGCGTATCGCCATTTCGTTCCACCTATATTGCAGGAAGTAACGAAGCGGAGGTGCGTGTTTTCCTACAACAGCGTGGAATGCCCTTGGGCGAAACGCCAGCCGATCATTTCGGTGCATTGTTATTGGCGTCTTCCTGGTTGGAAGATCAATCGCAGGAAGACGAAGTTCAGGCACAAATCACGTTATTCGATGATTTTCTGTTGCCATGGTGTGGGCGTTTTCTGGGCAAGGTTGAAGCTCATGCAACCAGCGGTTTTTACCGCACTCTGGCACTGATCGCTCGTGATGCCATTGCGGCAATGCGTGATGAGCTGGCGGAATATGAGCAGGAAGATGCCGGGCCAGATGAAGAAGAGTAA
- a CDS encoding lipoprotein, giving the protein MKKILMGIAALIVTGVLAGCNQLTQYTVSEQEVNDYLQKHNDYQKQIGIPGLVDANIVLTQLQSQIGRSEPGKVTLSGNAKVNITSILGPQAADLQLTLKAQPIYDREKGAIFLKEMELVDYQVQPEKMDTVMKALSPYLNQSLRAYFDQKPVYVLNPDNSKTEALARKLAKGLEVKPGQLIIPFTD; this is encoded by the coding sequence ATGAAGAAGATCCTGATGGGGATTGCTGCCCTGATCGTTACCGGTGTGCTTGCCGGTTGCAACCAACTGACTCAATACACCGTCAGCGAGCAGGAAGTGAATGATTATTTACAGAAACATAACGATTACCAAAAACAGATCGGTATCCCTGGCCTGGTTGATGCCAATATTGTTTTAACCCAGTTGCAAAGCCAGATTGGCCGCAGTGAACCGGGCAAAGTGACGCTTTCTGGCAATGCCAAGGTCAATATCACCTCTATTCTTGGCCCACAGGCAGCCGATCTTCAGCTTACTCTAAAAGCACAGCCGATTTATGACCGTGAAAAAGGCGCTATCTTTTTGAAAGAAATGGAGCTGGTGGATTATCAGGTCCAACCGGAAAAAATGGATACGGTAATGAAAGCGCTGAGTCCCTATTTGAACCAATCGCTGAGAGCCTATTTTGATCAGAAACCGGTCTATGTACTGAACCCGGATAACAGCAAAACAGAAGCGCTGGCGCGCAAACTGGCGAAAGGATTGGAAGTGAAACCAGGTCAACTGATAATACCCTTCACCGACTAA
- the grxB gene encoding glutaredoxin 2: protein MKLFIYDHCPYCVKARMIFGLKDLPVRLVTLLSDDKATPISMIGKKMAPILQKDDGSYMPESMDIVHYIDNHHGTPLLTGKTNPAIANWLQHVDGYRNKLLLPRFANADFEEFATDSARRYFTDKKQAAMGDFTALLADSADLIAQLEDDLQHLAPLITSPEAVNGTLSEDDIHLFPVLRSLSIVAGVALPSNVEAYRNRMAQRCDIPLLFDMEQ, encoded by the coding sequence ATGAAACTGTTTATTTATGATCATTGTCCATACTGCGTGAAAGCCCGCATGATTTTCGGTCTGAAGGATCTGCCAGTACGTTTAGTCACTCTGCTCAGCGATGACAAAGCCACACCCATCAGTATGATCGGCAAAAAAATGGCACCTATCCTGCAAAAAGACGACGGAAGCTATATGCCAGAGAGTATGGACATCGTGCATTACATCGATAACCATCACGGAACTCCTCTCCTGACCGGCAAAACCAACCCGGCGATCGCCAACTGGTTGCAACACGTTGACGGTTATCGCAACAAATTACTGTTGCCGCGCTTTGCCAATGCCGATTTCGAAGAGTTCGCCACTGACAGCGCGCGCCGCTACTTTACCGATAAAAAACAGGCAGCGATGGGTGATTTTACTGCCCTGCTGGCAGACAGCGCCGACCTGATTGCTCAGTTGGAAGACGATCTACAGCACCTTGCCCCGCTTATCACGTCACCAGAGGCAGTTAACGGCACGCTTTCTGAAGATGATATCCACCTGTTCCCCGTGCTGCGTTCACTGTCAATCGTCGCGGGTGTGGCACTGCCGAGCAACGTTGAAGCCTACCGTAACCGTATGGCGCAACGCTGCGATATTCCGCTGCTGTTCGATATGGAACAATAG
- the mdtH gene encoding multidrug efflux MFS transporter MdtH: MSLVSQARSLGKYFLLLDNLLVVLGFFVVFPLISIRFVDQLGWAALVVGIALGLRQLIQQGLGIFGGAIADRFGAKPMIVTGMLLRAAGFAAMAMADQPWLLWFSCALSALGGTLFDPPRTALVIKLTRPHERSRFYSLLMMQDSAGAVVGALIGSWLLQYDFHFVCWVGAAIFVLAAGCNAWLLPAYRISTVRTPMKEGMMRVLRDRRFLTYVLTLTGYYMLSVQVMLMLPIIVNEIAGSPAAVKWMYAIEAALSLSLLYPLARWSEKHFRLEQRLMAGLLLMTLSLIPVGLATSLQAVFTLICCFYLGSIIAEPARETLSASLADPRARGSYMGFSRLGLALGGALGYTGGGWMYDTGHALGRPELPWFLLGLVGFITLFTLYWQFNPRTAAPAVLRGG; the protein is encoded by the coding sequence ATGTCTTTGGTGTCGCAAGCTCGGAGCTTGGGTAAGTATTTTTTATTACTTGATAACCTGTTAGTGGTTTTAGGCTTTTTTGTGGTTTTCCCACTGATTTCTATCCGTTTTGTCGACCAGCTCGGCTGGGCGGCTTTGGTGGTGGGGATCGCGCTGGGGCTACGCCAACTGATCCAACAAGGGTTAGGGATCTTTGGCGGCGCCATTGCCGATCGCTTTGGTGCCAAACCGATGATTGTCACCGGTATGCTGCTACGCGCTGCCGGTTTTGCCGCCATGGCCATGGCAGACCAACCTTGGCTGTTGTGGTTTTCCTGCGCGCTTTCGGCTCTTGGTGGCACGCTGTTCGATCCGCCACGTACCGCTCTGGTGATCAAATTGACTCGCCCGCATGAGCGTAGCCGCTTCTATTCCCTGCTGATGATGCAAGACAGCGCCGGAGCCGTGGTTGGCGCCCTGATCGGCAGTTGGTTGCTGCAATACGATTTCCATTTTGTTTGCTGGGTGGGCGCGGCGATTTTCGTGCTGGCCGCCGGTTGTAATGCCTGGTTGCTGCCCGCTTATCGTATCTCCACCGTTCGTACCCCAATGAAAGAAGGCATGATGCGGGTCTTGCGCGACCGTCGTTTCCTGACCTATGTGCTGACCTTGACCGGTTATTACATGCTGTCGGTGCAGGTTATGCTGATGTTACCCATCATCGTGAATGAAATTGCCGGTTCACCGGCAGCGGTGAAATGGATGTATGCCATTGAGGCAGCGCTGTCGTTGTCACTGCTTTACCCACTGGCGCGCTGGAGTGAAAAACACTTTCGTTTGGAACAACGCCTGATGGCCGGTTTACTGCTGATGACCCTCAGCCTGATACCGGTAGGGCTGGCAACCAGTCTACAGGCCGTATTTACCCTGATCTGCTGTTTCTATCTGGGCTCGATTATTGCCGAACCAGCGCGTGAAACCCTGAGTGCCTCATTAGCCGACCCTCGGGCTCGTGGCAGCTATATGGGCTTTAGCCGTCTGGGATTGGCTCTGGGCGGCGCTTTAGGCTATACCGGCGGCGGTTGGATGTATGATACCGGCCATGCTCTAGGCAGGCCGGAATTACCCTGGTTCCTGCTGGGGCTGGTAGGTTTTATCACTCTGTTTACCTTGTACTGGCAGTTCAACCCACGCACTGCGGCCCCGGCAGTGTTACGCGGTGGCTGA
- the rimJ gene encoding ribosomal protein S5-alanine N-acetyltransferase, with translation MFGYRSASPKVQLTTDRLSVRLVHERDDYRLAEYYAANRAFLKPWEPLRDESHCYPSGWQVRLNMIMEMQKQGTAYYFILLDPDEHEVRGVANFSNVLRGSFHACFLGYSLGEKWQGQGLMYEALQSAIRYMQRQQRMHRIMANYMPHNQRSGALLTRLGFEREGYAKDYLLIDGQWQDHVLTALTNKEWLPPR, from the coding sequence ATGTTTGGCTATCGCTCTGCATCACCAAAAGTACAGCTCACCACCGATCGGTTGAGCGTCCGCCTTGTTCATGAGCGGGATGACTATCGCCTGGCTGAATACTATGCGGCAAACCGTGCGTTTCTTAAACCCTGGGAACCGCTGCGGGACGAAAGCCATTGCTACCCTTCGGGTTGGCAGGTGCGCTTGAATATGATCATGGAAATGCAAAAGCAGGGCACTGCCTACTATTTTATCCTGCTCGATCCTGATGAACATGAAGTCCGTGGCGTTGCCAATTTCAGCAATGTGCTGCGTGGTTCATTTCACGCCTGTTTTCTGGGGTATTCCTTGGGGGAAAAGTGGCAGGGGCAAGGGCTGATGTATGAAGCGTTGCAGTCTGCCATTCGCTATATGCAGCGCCAGCAGCGAATGCATCGCATCATGGCCAACTATATGCCGCATAACCAGCGCAGTGGGGCGTTGCTTACCCGGCTCGGTTTTGAACGAGAAGGTTATGCCAAAGATTATCTGTTGATCGATGGGCAATGGCAGGATCACGTTCTTACCGCATTAACCAATAAAGAATGGCTACCGCCACGCTGA
- a CDS encoding YceH family protein translates to MKYELNAKEARVMGCLLEKQVTTPDQYPLSLNAITLACNQKTNREPVMDLSESEVQQILDLLLRKHFLRTLSGFGNRVVKYEHRFCNSEFGQLKLSPAELAVITTLLLRGAQTPGELRTRTNRMHEFSDVSEVEEILQQLTVREDGPFVVRLSREPGKRESRFMHLFSGQIDPAPAEVEPVVDGSLSERVAQLEVDVAVLKQQLAQLLARG, encoded by the coding sequence ATGAAATATGAATTGAATGCTAAAGAAGCCCGAGTGATGGGGTGCCTGTTGGAAAAACAGGTCACGACGCCCGATCAGTATCCGCTTTCCCTGAACGCCATCACCTTGGCTTGCAACCAAAAAACCAACCGCGAGCCAGTAATGGATCTGTCGGAAAGTGAGGTTCAGCAGATACTGGATTTGTTGCTGAGAAAACACTTTCTCCGCACTTTGAGTGGTTTTGGTAACCGAGTGGTGAAATATGAGCATCGTTTCTGCAATTCTGAATTTGGCCAACTGAAACTGTCACCGGCGGAACTGGCGGTGATTACCACTCTGTTGCTGCGTGGGGCGCAAACGCCAGGTGAACTGCGCACCCGCACCAATCGTATGCATGAGTTCAGCGACGTCAGTGAGGTGGAAGAAATCTTACAGCAGTTGACCGTGCGTGAAGATGGCCCGTTTGTCGTGCGTTTGTCACGTGAACCCGGCAAGCGTGAAAGCCGCTTTATGCATTTGTTCAGCGGCCAGATTGATCCCGCTCCTGCTGAGGTGGAACCTGTGGTCGATGGCTCACTGAGTGAGCGGGTGGCGCAATTGGAAGTGGATGTTGCTGTGTTGAAGCAGCAATTAGCGCAGCTGTTGGCACGGGGGTAG
- a CDS encoding Gfo/Idh/MocA family protein — protein sequence MSQLRIGVVGLGGIAQKAYLPILSHAVDWQLVGGFSPNQQKAQPICASYRMACFSRLDSLAQQCDAVFVHSSTASHFSVVTELLERGVHVYVDKPLAETLEQAEQLITLADKRGKALMVGFNRRFAPLYCQLKQQMHQPASIRMDKHRADSVGPNDLRFTLLDDYLHVVDTALWLSGGQGALLNGSLRVNKAGEMLYAEHHFACGETQVTTSMHRRAGSQRESIQAVSDGAVYQVNDMRQWLREDRLGVVEQPAAGWQSTLEQRGFSGAVQHFIQSVSHQTAPETGGEQAIYAQRLIEKMLRDADNPV from the coding sequence ATGAGTCAATTACGAATCGGCGTGGTTGGGTTGGGGGGCATTGCGCAAAAAGCCTATCTGCCGATCCTCAGCCACGCGGTGGATTGGCAACTGGTGGGTGGTTTTTCGCCAAACCAGCAAAAAGCGCAGCCAATATGCGCGAGCTATCGCATGGCCTGTTTTTCACGGCTGGATAGCTTGGCACAACAATGTGATGCGGTGTTTGTGCACAGCAGCACCGCCAGCCATTTTTCGGTGGTGACGGAACTGCTTGAGCGTGGTGTGCATGTTTATGTGGATAAACCGCTGGCAGAAACGCTGGAGCAGGCAGAACAGTTGATTACGCTGGCGGACAAACGCGGTAAAGCGCTGATGGTTGGTTTTAACCGGCGTTTTGCGCCGCTGTATTGCCAACTGAAACAGCAGATGCATCAGCCTGCGTCAATCCGTATGGACAAACACCGTGCAGACAGCGTTGGGCCAAACGATTTGCGTTTTACCTTGCTGGATGATTATCTGCACGTGGTGGATACGGCGCTGTGGCTGAGTGGCGGCCAGGGAGCGCTGTTGAATGGTAGCCTGCGCGTTAATAAAGCGGGAGAAATGCTTTATGCTGAGCATCATTTTGCCTGTGGAGAGACGCAGGTGACCACCAGTATGCATCGGCGTGCGGGGAGCCAGCGTGAGAGCATACAGGCAGTGAGCGACGGAGCCGTTTATCAGGTGAATGATATGCGGCAATGGCTGCGTGAAGATCGCTTGGGCGTGGTTGAGCAACCGGCGGCGGGTTGGCAAAGTACGCTGGAGCAGCGTGGTTTTAGCGGTGCGGTGCAGCATTTTATTCAATCCGTCAGCCATCAAACCGCACCAGAAACGGGCGGTGAGCAGGCGATCTATGCGCAACGGCTGATCGAGAAGATGCTGCGTGATGCCGATAATCCTGTGTAA
- the murJ gene encoding murein biosynthesis integral membrane protein MurJ: protein MNLLKSLAAVSSMTLFSRVLGFARDAIVARVFGAGMATDAFFVAFKLPNLLRRIFAEGAFSQAFVPILAEYKSQQGEEATRTFIAYVSGLLTLVLAVVTVLGMLAAPWVIYITAPGFTDTPDKFALTSSLLRITFPYILLISLASLVGAILNTWNRFSIPAFAPTLLNISMIGFALFAAPYFHPPVLALAWAVVVGGVLQLGYQLPHLKKIGMLVLPRLKLGDAGVWRVMRLMGPAILGVSVSQISLIINTIFASFLVSGSVSWMYYADRLMEFPSGVLGVALGTILLPSLAKSFSSGNHDEYNRLMDWGLRLCFVLALPSAIALGILAKPLIVSLFQYGKFTALDTLMTQRALVAYAVGLVGLIVVKVLAPGFYSRQDIKTPVKIAIITLITTQLMNLAFIGPLKHAGLALSIGLAACLNASLLYWQLRKQKIFQPQPGWAMFLMKLVIAVLVMSAVLLGILWLMPAWDQGNMLARLLRLAVVVAAGGGSYFVVLGALGFRPRDFARRVA, encoded by the coding sequence ATGAATCTACTAAAATCACTGGCCGCCGTTAGTTCGATGACCCTATTTTCACGAGTGCTGGGTTTTGCGCGAGACGCCATCGTGGCGCGCGTTTTTGGGGCTGGGATGGCCACGGATGCCTTCTTTGTGGCGTTCAAATTGCCTAACCTGCTGCGGCGCATTTTCGCTGAAGGGGCTTTTTCTCAAGCATTTGTTCCTATTTTAGCGGAGTACAAAAGCCAGCAAGGGGAGGAAGCAACCCGCACGTTTATCGCCTATGTTTCCGGTTTGTTGACGCTGGTATTGGCCGTAGTGACCGTGCTTGGGATGCTGGCTGCGCCATGGGTGATCTACATCACTGCGCCGGGGTTCACCGATACGCCGGATAAGTTTGCCCTGACCTCATCGCTATTGCGTATCACTTTCCCTTATATTTTGCTGATCTCGTTGGCTTCTCTGGTAGGGGCGATCCTCAACACCTGGAACCGTTTTTCCATTCCGGCGTTTGCGCCGACCTTGCTGAACATCAGCATGATCGGTTTTGCGTTGTTTGCGGCTCCCTATTTCCACCCGCCGGTGTTGGCGCTGGCTTGGGCGGTAGTGGTTGGTGGGGTATTACAACTGGGGTATCAGTTACCGCACCTTAAAAAGATCGGCATGTTGGTGCTGCCGCGCCTGAAGCTGGGAGATGCAGGGGTGTGGCGGGTGATGCGCCTGATGGGGCCAGCGATCCTGGGGGTGTCTGTCAGCCAGATTTCATTGATTATCAATACTATTTTTGCTTCGTTTCTGGTGTCTGGTTCGGTTTCCTGGATGTACTATGCCGACCGCCTGATGGAGTTCCCTTCTGGCGTGCTGGGCGTAGCGTTAGGGACGATTCTGTTGCCATCGTTAGCAAAAAGTTTTTCCAGCGGTAACCACGATGAATATAACCGCCTGATGGATTGGGGTTTGCGTTTGTGTTTTGTCTTGGCTTTACCGAGTGCGATTGCTCTGGGCATTCTGGCCAAACCCTTGATCGTTTCATTGTTCCAGTATGGTAAATTCACCGCGCTGGATACGCTGATGACCCAGCGTGCGCTGGTGGCCTATGCCGTTGGTCTGGTGGGGTTGATCGTGGTGAAAGTGTTGGCGCCGGGCTTTTATTCGCGGCAGGACATCAAAACGCCGGTCAAGATTGCCATTATTACCTTGATCACAACGCAGTTGATGAACCTGGCGTTTATCGGGCCGCTGAAACATGCTGGGTTGGCATTGTCGATTGGGTTGGCTGCCTGTCTGAACGCCTCATTGCTGTATTGGCAACTGCGTAAGCAGAAGATCTTCCAGCCACAGCCGGGCTGGGCGATGTTCCTGATGAAGCTGGTGATTGCGGTGTTGGTGATGTCTGCGGTTTTGCTGGGCATTTTATGGCTGATGCCCGCCTGGGATCAGGGCAATATGTTGGCTCGGCTGTTACGGTTGGCGGTGGTGGTGGCCGCTGGCGGGGGGAGTTATTTTGTAGTGTTGGGCGCGTTGGGCTTCCGGCCGCGTGATTTTGCCCGCCGGGTTGCGTGA